Proteins found in one Paenibacillus sp. FSL R10-2782 genomic segment:
- a CDS encoding AI-2E family transporter, with protein sequence MTNHTSKINKFFKWCIGIIFVLIIIYLCTLVNFLFKPLTSLISIVLLPLILSVFFYYLLRPLVDLLEKHKLNRSLAIILIYIAIAVILAVFVVGIWPSIRNQMINLVESAPSLFSTLSKKVQELEQNGALSAIFLGDINPLSHLTEYLNKGFFLITDYVTGLFSLVSNVTIALFTFPLILFYMLKEGNKFGRKLVSFVPKRFLIAANEVLDDIDSALGSFIVGRVVINLALGVLMYLGFLLIGLPYALLLTVVAVIMNFIPFVGAILSSIPIVIIGFIQSPTVAIWSLIVILLAQQIQDNIISPYIFGKQLDVHPLTVIILVLIGGDLAGITGIVLAIPLYMIIKVIFSKVYFLFYREKWENL encoded by the coding sequence ATGACTAATCACACTTCCAAAATCAATAAGTTTTTTAAATGGTGTATAGGCATTATTTTTGTTCTCATCATTATATATTTGTGCACACTGGTCAATTTTTTATTTAAACCGCTAACTTCTTTAATCAGCATTGTCTTACTTCCATTAATATTGTCTGTTTTTTTCTATTATCTTCTGCGCCCGTTGGTAGATTTACTGGAAAAACACAAGTTAAATCGTTCTCTTGCGATCATACTCATTTATATCGCCATTGCAGTCATTTTAGCTGTCTTTGTTGTTGGTATTTGGCCTTCCATACGTAACCAAATGATCAATCTGGTGGAGAGCGCACCCAGTCTATTTAGTACATTAAGTAAAAAAGTTCAAGAATTAGAACAGAACGGGGCACTTTCTGCCATTTTCCTGGGCGACATTAATCCACTGTCACACCTAACCGAATACTTGAACAAAGGTTTCTTTTTAATTACGGATTATGTAACCGGATTGTTTAGTCTTGTTTCCAATGTAACAATCGCATTGTTTACCTTTCCTTTAATCCTTTTTTACATGCTGAAGGAAGGGAACAAATTCGGCCGCAAACTGGTTAGTTTTGTTCCTAAACGCTTTCTAATAGCTGCAAACGAGGTTTTGGATGATATTGATAGTGCGCTTGGCAGCTTTATTGTGGGAAGGGTAGTTATTAACTTGGCACTTGGTGTGTTAATGTATTTGGGATTCTTATTAATCGGATTGCCATATGCACTATTATTAACCGTGGTTGCGGTGATTATGAATTTTATTCCTTTTGTCGGCGCCATTTTATCATCAATCCCTATTGTTATTATTGGCTTCATTCAGTCACCGACTGTTGCTATATGGTCACTTATCGTTATTCTTTTGGCCCAGCAAATACAAGACAATATCATTTCTCCTTATATATTCGGTAAGCAGCTGGATGTTCACCCTTTGACAGTCATCATTCTCGTACTGATTGGAGGAGATTTGGCAGGAATTACAGGAATCGTGCTGGCTATCCCATTATACATGATTATTAAAGTCATCTTTAGCAAGGTATATTTTCTTTTTTACAGAGAAAAATGGGAAAATTTATAA
- a CDS encoding sensor histidine kinase produces MGKESREQNQDVDLKIHSGEHDRLDISRVPIILWIILIYLDGIIFQNVPPLLPLQIILFTFTMFLHVLLYWHARKILQYFSWIYFIIQAVIIFSSAFLLPESFPIVLIGLIPILIGQSIGIYYQTKKVVLVFFSFYFLFCVSIIWHQDGKNSVLFIGLLILIVIVVAAYAILFFRQVNARIRTQNFLTELELAHQKVEELTLANERQRMARDLHDTLAQGLAGLIMQLEAVDAHLTKGSSQRAHEIVQQSMSQARKALADSRRAIDNLRSKSASEVDFADAVREEAQRFTMATGIRTALDIRIKSSVSRLWMEHGLHIISECLTNVAKHSHAKNVWLYILDAHGTISIEIRDDGKGFNPDIIARQAGHYGLIGIHERARLLGGTININSTVREGTSIKVEAPLTKGDVS; encoded by the coding sequence ATGGGCAAAGAATCCAGGGAACAAAACCAAGATGTAGACTTAAAGATACACAGTGGAGAACATGATCGACTTGATATATCCAGAGTTCCTATTATATTATGGATCATTTTGATTTATCTCGACGGAATTATTTTTCAAAATGTTCCCCCACTACTACCGCTTCAAATTATATTATTCACTTTTACAATGTTTCTGCACGTACTTTTGTACTGGCATGCTCGTAAAATTCTACAGTACTTTTCATGGATTTATTTTATTATTCAAGCAGTAATTATCTTTTCAAGCGCATTTCTCCTGCCTGAGAGTTTTCCGATTGTGCTGATTGGATTAATCCCAATTTTAATCGGGCAGAGCATAGGTATTTATTATCAAACGAAAAAAGTTGTGTTGGTGTTTTTTAGTTTCTATTTTCTTTTTTGTGTTTCTATTATATGGCATCAAGATGGCAAGAACTCCGTGCTGTTTATTGGCTTGCTCATTCTTATTGTTATTGTCGTCGCTGCATATGCTATTCTTTTCTTCAGGCAAGTCAATGCGCGGATTCGTACCCAAAACTTTCTTACTGAATTGGAGCTTGCACATCAAAAAGTGGAAGAGCTTACGTTAGCCAACGAGCGGCAACGCATGGCCCGGGATTTGCATGACACACTGGCTCAAGGTCTTGCTGGCCTGATTATGCAGCTGGAAGCCGTAGATGCTCATCTGACAAAAGGCAGTTCACAGAGAGCACATGAAATCGTTCAGCAGTCCATGTCCCAGGCACGCAAGGCGTTGGCAGACTCACGCCGGGCTATAGATAACCTGCGTTCAAAATCGGCCTCGGAAGTCGACTTTGCTGATGCAGTCCGGGAAGAAGCGCAGCGCTTTACGATGGCTACCGGAATCCGAACAGCGCTGGACATCAGGATCAAATCCTCGGTATCAAGGCTATGGATGGAACATGGGCTACATATCATAAGTGAATGTCTAACGAACGTAGCCAAGCATTCGCATGCCAAGAACGTATGGCTGTATATTTTGGATGCACATGGTACAATTTCTATAGAGATTCGTGACGACGGAAAAGGATTTAACCCGGATATTATCGCCAGACAAGCAGGACATTATGGATTAATAGGCATTCATGAGCGTGCGCGTTTGCTGGGTGGAACCATTAATATCAACAGCACAGTAAGAGAAGGGACGTCGATTAAAGTAGAGGCTCCCCTTACTAAAGGAGACGTATCATGA
- a CDS encoding agmatine deiminase family protein produces MQIKDSQYKMPPEWAPHERTYISWPVQFSMVYPDMHADVCMGYAGIVRAMAEFEPVTVVVNPDDLESVQVLELGERVELLPIEHSDAWLRDNGPTFLTNEHGQLAGVNWKFNAWGGKYAPWDLDDQVAPQILDTLGLPRFDAPLVMEGGSLHVDGEGTLITTEECLLNPNRNPELSREEIERYVCEYTGVEKIIWLKRGLSGDETDGHVDNIACFAAPGKVIMQVCDDPKDENYEITQENLRILEQATDAKGRKLEVIQIGQPPRVDFDDSRLTLSYINFYFVNGGIILPVFGGTATESDRAAEQVLANVFPERTIRTVDGMAVIREGGNVHCTTQQMPAANN; encoded by the coding sequence ATGCAAATTAAGGATTCACAGTATAAGATGCCGCCTGAATGGGCGCCGCATGAACGTACGTATATTTCTTGGCCTGTACAGTTTTCCATGGTTTACCCGGATATGCATGCCGATGTATGCATGGGCTACGCTGGAATTGTACGTGCCATGGCTGAGTTTGAACCAGTTACCGTGGTCGTAAATCCAGATGATCTGGAGAGCGTCCAGGTACTTGAGCTCGGGGAACGGGTGGAGCTGCTTCCAATAGAGCATAGTGATGCGTGGCTGCGCGACAATGGTCCTACTTTTCTAACGAATGAGCATGGACAGTTGGCAGGTGTGAACTGGAAGTTCAATGCCTGGGGCGGCAAATACGCTCCGTGGGATCTGGACGATCAGGTAGCGCCGCAAATTTTAGACACGCTTGGATTACCAAGATTTGATGCACCGCTTGTAATGGAAGGTGGCTCACTGCACGTAGACGGCGAAGGCACACTTATTACAACGGAAGAGTGTTTGCTGAATCCGAACCGCAATCCCGAATTAAGCAGAGAAGAAATCGAACGGTATGTCTGCGAATATACAGGCGTTGAGAAGATTATCTGGCTGAAACGTGGACTTAGTGGCGATGAAACGGATGGGCATGTGGACAATATTGCTTGCTTTGCTGCTCCCGGCAAGGTCATTATGCAAGTATGCGATGATCCTAAGGATGAAAATTACGAAATCACGCAGGAAAATCTGCGCATTCTGGAGCAGGCAACGGATGCAAAAGGCCGCAAGCTGGAAGTGATCCAAATTGGGCAACCACCGCGCGTGGATTTTGACGACAGCCGGTTGACGCTGAGCTATATCAACTTCTATTTTGTGAACGGCGGCATTATTTTGCCGGTGTTTGGCGGCACTGCTACTGAAAGCGATCGCGCAGCCGAGCAGGTCCTGGCCAATGTATTTCCGGAACGTACCATTCGTACCGTGGACGGCATGGCGGTCATACGTGAAGGCGGCAACGTACACTGCACTACCCAGCAGATGCCTGCTGCAAATAATTGA
- the aguB gene encoding N-carbamoylputrescine amidase, whose product MRKVKVAATQMSCSTNIDENISKAEKLVREAAAEGAQIILLQELFETPYFCQKEKSDYFAYATELEHNKAVNHFKKIAKELQVVLPISFYEKKNYARYNSLAVIDADGEVLGKYRKSHIPDGPGYEEKFYFNPGDTGFKVWNTRYAKIGIGVCWDQWYPEAARCMALMGAEILFYPTAIGSEPQDSSIDSKDHWQTCMLGHAASNLMPVVASNRIGMETDEDSSITFYGSSFIAGPQGNKIAEAGRTDQEVLTAEFDLDELEVGRIEWGIFRDRRPELYNMIATYDGDLKV is encoded by the coding sequence GTGAGAAAAGTAAAAGTGGCAGCAACCCAAATGAGCTGCTCTACCAACATTGATGAAAATATAAGCAAAGCTGAGAAGCTGGTACGTGAAGCGGCTGCGGAAGGCGCGCAGATTATTTTACTTCAGGAATTGTTCGAGACTCCGTACTTCTGCCAGAAGGAAAAGTCCGATTATTTTGCATATGCAACCGAACTGGAGCATAACAAGGCGGTTAACCATTTTAAAAAGATTGCCAAGGAATTGCAGGTTGTGCTGCCAATCAGCTTTTATGAGAAAAAAAACTACGCCCGCTACAACAGCCTTGCTGTGATTGATGCGGACGGGGAAGTGCTGGGTAAATACCGCAAGAGCCACATCCCGGACGGTCCCGGGTATGAGGAAAAGTTTTATTTTAATCCGGGCGATACCGGTTTTAAAGTGTGGAATACACGATATGCCAAAATTGGAATAGGCGTATGTTGGGATCAGTGGTATCCTGAAGCTGCCCGTTGTATGGCGCTGATGGGTGCAGAAATTTTGTTCTATCCGACAGCGATTGGTTCGGAACCGCAGGATTCTTCCATTGACTCCAAGGATCACTGGCAGACTTGCATGCTCGGTCATGCTGCTTCCAATCTGATGCCAGTTGTTGCTTCCAATCGCATTGGAATGGAGACAGATGAGGACTCCAGTATCACATTTTACGGTTCATCCTTTATTGCTGGGCCACAGGGTAACAAAATTGCAGAAGCTGGTCGTACGGATCAGGAAGTGCTTACTGCTGAATTTGATCTGGACGAGCTGGAAGTGGGGCGGATTGAATGGGGCATTTTCCGTGACCGCCGCCCGGAACTATATAACATGATTGCTACCTATGATGGTGATTTAAAAGTATAA
- the yfcE gene encoding phosphodiesterase codes for MKLMFVSDIHGSLHWLQLALEKFREEKADRLVLLGDYMYHGPRNRLPEGYNPAEVAAKLNQYKSHIAVAVRGNCDAEVDQMLLEFPMMGGYALLYHEGRRIYITHGHGFSIGNLPPLEKGDVFIQGHTHIPVTDVEKGVFVLNPGSIALPKENYPPSYGLLEGVQFTVKDFDGDTIKTITFSM; via the coding sequence ATGAAGCTTATGTTTGTATCGGATATTCACGGCTCGCTGCACTGGTTGCAGCTGGCACTGGAAAAGTTCAGGGAGGAAAAAGCAGACCGTCTTGTCCTGCTCGGAGACTATATGTACCATGGACCGCGTAATCGGCTACCGGAAGGGTATAATCCGGCAGAAGTGGCCGCTAAACTGAATCAGTACAAGTCGCATATTGCAGTGGCTGTACGAGGTAACTGCGATGCAGAAGTGGATCAGATGCTGCTGGAGTTCCCGATGATGGGCGGTTATGCTTTATTGTACCATGAAGGTCGGCGCATCTATATCACGCACGGACATGGCTTCAGCATTGGGAACTTACCACCACTGGAAAAGGGGGATGTGTTCATCCAGGGACATACCCATATTCCGGTAACGGATGTGGAAAAGGGAGTCTTTGTGCTGAACCCCGGTTCGATAGCGTTGCCGAAGGAAAACTATCCTCCATCCTATGGGCTATTGGAGGGAGTGCAATTCACGGTTAAGGATTTTGATGGCGACACGATTAAAACGATCACATTTTCAATGTAA